The Numenius arquata chromosome 6, bNumArq3.hap1.1, whole genome shotgun sequence sequence CACTTTCCATTTCtagaatttttctcttcttttttcttccttccaccttTACATTTTTGAGAAAAGAACAGAATTGTTATGCATTACTGACATAACACTAACAAAGAACAAAGAAGTAAATAGCTACTGATAACTCTAATAACTGCAGACACAGATACTtataatttttcaatattttcatgtGCAATAACTTAGCCAGGATGGTTAACTGCAGAGGAGCTTGTGGAGACAGAATTTGGAGTTTCTCTTTTAATGCAACTAAAACAGTATTGTTTTTCCTAAGTATCAGTGTGAAATTGTAGataatttagaaagaaataagGACTTTTCTTCCTCTCACAACTTGAATTTTTGGACACAAGTTTGTGTTGAAGTAATTTCTGACAAAGATTTATTTTGTAACAAATTAGTATTATGTGGTCACTGTAAGTCCCTAAATGCTGTGCTATTAGTACTATTCTATTTGAGTATTTTCATAGCAGCACCTAATTCCGTAACAAAGGAATCCAGTAACAACTAAGCTAAATATTACATAGTGATTAACATGAATATGCAGAAATACTGTTCCATATGTTAATTTATTTGCCAAGAAAGAGTTTAAAAGAACAGTTCTGGAGGCAGCAGAACCTTGTCAtaggctccaaaaaaaaaaaaaaaaaaaagaggtatctTGAATTATAAAAACATGACTGCTGATAAAAACTACTGAAGAAGAATCAAAAGTAGACTACTCGGGGCATGCACAAATACTCATGGCTATGCATGGTGGAAATGTACTGGCTTCTCTCTTGACCACCATAGTTACTACTAGTAAGACATTAAGACCTGCCGTTGACAGCCTTAGAGAGTTTTAAGTGGGCTTTGTCATTCTCACAATTATGCATATGTTGTAGCAGATTATCAAAACCAAGGGGTCTTTGAGAATATACACTGCCACCTGACAGAGGACCTTCTGTAGTGGGAACAGAAGCAGATCATTCCAAGGAACAAGAGCACAGATTATTCCTGCAATGTATTCTCGACGTTTTATTACAGAGGGCTGCCCATGGTATGTGGGGCTTCAATGGCTGGCTCCCCTTAGAGAAATGTGCAGTAATTTAGTCCAGAAAAAGCGTGAGTTAGCGTGGCTCAGTAttccaactaaacaaaaaagctTCTGATTGAAAGTGACCAAAGCCTCCTTACGAGGACACAGGTTTAGATGACCTGTGGATTCGAACTCACACACACTCTGCCATTTCCCGGGTTGGAGCAGATGTGAATGTAAAAGCACCTGGGTACTTTGCACCCATAAAACGCACTTTTTTTTAccagagaaaacagaatttttctctAACACTGCAACATGAAGAAGTGCTGCTGCGAACTGTCATTACAACTTCCGGTTATAAAATCCATATATAGCCCACAGAAAGCACTgcacaagaaagcaaagaaattacAAAGTACTGCAGCAGCTCCCGGGGTGCTTTTATAAgtaccttcccttccctttcacaTGCAGTGACGTGGTTTATCCATGAATCAGAAATGCAGGAAGGACAAACAGGTAGCACTGGTGTGGTAAATGGTCTGATAGAGCCTCCAGACAAATTTCTACAAGCCTGAGCCATAACAGCAGCTAAAAGAGCTTCTAACTTCTCAGGTACAACAACTATGTTGGGTATCACTGGGTTCCCTCTAAAGGAAGCCACATTCAAAGTCACTATCCCAGATTTCAAATTCTCAATGAGATTAGACCTAATCGTTTGAAACGTAAGTGAGGAAGGATGAGACAGAAACTGAGAGAAAGAATGAAActgttatttgggaaaaaatattcaCAGCACATTAGTATTCAGATAATGCTGTAGACAATAACATCATATTTCAGAATGAGACAAATGCTTCTCTATAAATTCAGTACAACTACGCTTGGAACAACACGTTCAGTTCTGTCCATTGCTTTATCAGAAGGATGTCAACAGCTGGGGAGGAGCTTGGAGAAGTGCACAAGTATGATTAGGGGGGCGAATACACTGATTGATGCTGAAAGACTGAAAGCTGGGTTAGTGAAAGACATGAAAGACGTGCAGCTGGGTTAAGTGATAATTAGGAGTAGATTGTAAGGGTACATGACAGCAACCTCAAAACATGTGAAGGGTAGGACAGAAATTATAGTAATACAAGGGTAGAAAACTTGAAATAGTAAGATAGGAATTAGAATTGTTACACTGAGTATCATAAAGAAATTTTAGCCATGCATAAAATGATGCAGGAAAAGTTAAACTATGAAAGATTAGTTCCTAGCTCAATTAGAGCAGAGGATGCGATGttgactttgattttaaaaaccgAGTCTACACAAACGCGTGCATAATTATGTGCACGGTTACTGTATGTAAGAGAGAAATAGAATTTGCAATGCTCCACATTTCCTCTAGCAGATTTCAAATTTTGAGCAGCAGCTATGAAAATCTAAAACTTTTGGAGGCTTTTACTGAAAAACCAGAAATCTAAAACTGAGAATTATAtggaatttaatttcaaaagtaaataaatcaggGAACAGTATAGTGGTTAACTGAGTAcctttttacatttttgaaaaaatctATATTATCACAGAAATGTACTAAAGAGATAAAAAAGGTAGAGAAAGAGTCTGCATCAGAATTTAAGCTCGCTGCAAACAGTGTACACAAGGCTGCCACAACAGTTTATCCCTTTATTCTCTAGTACTGGTACTGAAAAATGTGTGACATACCAACACATGACTACAAGAAGTATCTAGGAAAGCGCTGTGCCTCTTCTGCAGCATTCCCGAAATTTTACTAGCAGTTTAAAATGAAGACTGAGGATAATTGTAGAGTGATGTGTAAATTTTCTCCATCTCCTCATTTCCACAGCACGAGGAAGAAAGTAATGAGAATATGACAGTATGTAAATCAGTagaattttttccctgaagaatgaAAATGTAAGATTGCTATGGTCTCTTCCTGAGAAAAGTACCAGCAGTAATGTCTTTTGTATCTTGTGCAAAATTATTGAAATCCATCTCTCCATATCTAAGAGTATTGTCCTAATTAAAGTGGCCTAAGTATTACTTTCCAGCCACAGGCATTTATGAGATTAGGAAAAGAAAGGTTACAGGGACCTATATAGATTGCCACCAGAGACAAGACAGGTCAACAGGGAAGGTGTGGAGCGAGTGGAAAGGACAGTGACAGGAGTAGGAACCAATGAAAGACAGGTAAACGTCATCTTTCTTGACCTTGTAATGACAagacaatcctttttttttttttttttttagatcattaCTGGGAATATCATCCACACCACATGCACAGTGAATTTGAGACCTTTGGAGACAATCACTTCACAGAGCTGCAGAGCGTTcagcctccccagctgcagcagctctaCAGGCACATGGAGATCGAACAAATGCATGTCTTGGATTCTGCAATCCCAACCACACACATTGGACTTAACCATCAGGTATGGTTACCAACCCTTACTCAGAAGATGATAGTTAAGGGTAAGGAAAATAAGGCATCCAGGAACGCATGCTCTTACATGAAAGAGATTGCTGAAATGAATGACACAAGTTCTTACTGCAGAAGCACTAGATATAAAACTTAATTCTCATGACAGTGTGGTTTAAGTATTCTTTTTATCTGGATAGTGAGGAGTCATGTTCCTCAAACTCTGCCTAAAAAGATAACTGCATTTTGTGGAGGTTTTTGAAATGTCAAGATTTTGTTTAATTTGGAATGAAAATCAATCATTTGAAATCCTGCAGAGGAACTGGACCCAAGAACCATGCATTGTCACAACACTGGGTATCCATGACTCTTGGGAAGTATTCTGAGCATCAAAGTAGTAGGAAAGTTTTAAGTATTTCCAAGCAACCCTGACAGTTTTATGTGACCTGTACAAGAAATGCTACCAAGGATAAGTCATTGGTAATTTTACCATGGTGAAACAGGCTGAGGAGAACCTAATTGTGTTTTCACTTGAAAGCAAATAAGCCATGAGCCAAAACACACAGTCTTGACTCTGCTCAGATTTTACGTGAAGCCAGACAACTCCCTGTAAAAAAAAGATACTCCATTGTACAGCAGTCACCAAAGCACCGGTGAATTCTCACTGAAGCTGAAATTATAAGGGGTTCCATGATACTGCAAAGCAGGTGTGGCTATCACTTTTAACTCTCGATTCTACAAGAATATGCCCAAAGTCATTACTGGGAACAATAAGAAAGCTGGGTGATCTTGTGCCAAGGAGTTTCCCAAGACAGGCAGGCAGGCTCCATACAACGTGCTAAATACAAGACAGAGTAGGACTGAtgtcagagaaaaaaagtgtttgctgATTGCAGTGCTGCACATAATGGTGCCATTGCTGCAGTTTTGTGAGAGAAACTATACGCATGGAGTTGTCATTTTGGGCTTCTTTGTTCAAAGCAAACTGAAATTGTATCCAAATACTGtattaataaataacaaagaagggaaaaaattgagTGAATAAGTTAACACTGTCAACAGGAAACTGACTGACTGAAAGCCATCAAACTTCTCACCtactacttagaaaaaaaatcaggaatagaATGTAAGATGTAGATACAAACAAAGAATTAGGAACAGAAACTTACAAATATAGAAAATGCTTAATGGAACAGCAGTCTGTGGGAAGCATCAAGTCGTTTCTGTTGCTCACTGCAACTGCTAGTACATAATGACCGACAGCTGCCTCCAgccaaggaaaaagaataaaaattagcCCCATTATGGAAGTCTTTGGAAGTACTACCAAAAAACAATCTTTCATTCGAGGACGAAAGGCAGAGAATTAATTAATTCTGTTGCTACTTTTGATAAAGAGCACTGTGCTCTCTTCGCCCCATCCCATACCAAGCTGCAGAAGATATTACTAGGTAGCATTCACCACTACCCTCCTCTTCCTTACCAGCTGGGGATATTTGGCTTTTTACTTTAACCTACAGTAGCTCATGCAAGTGGTACTCAGCATGCTCTGAGGTTCAGACTTTGGTGTGTCTCAGCCACAGTCCTAGGCAACACATACTCTTATTCAAActattttcaaagaaacagaagcaggaaGCAAGGTTTAATCCTCCACTGAATTTGCCAGTTACTAACTGCACCCATCCTTGTCGTGCAATATCAGAGTTACAGTTTGCAAATGAAGGAAGAACATGCAAAGATATTTCTCTAATTTTCTGTTGATATCACATCATTTTGTGAAATCAAGTTTGAGGCTCAAGCTGTTCTTGGACAAGATTTCTTTAAGAAGTTTTGTTATCTTACCAACAGGTGGTCTCACcaaataataaattaagaaaagaatAGTCATTCTGAAGggggaatgaaagaaaaggttGAAAAACTGTGAAGAGctttagaaagaggaaaatcaCAAATATATGCCACAGACCACAAGACAACATCAGAATATGGAAAGTAACTAGCAGTTTCTTAGGCCTTCTCTCTCCAGAATTCTATTAGTAACCTGGCTCTTTCAAACACTCTAGCAGGTCCTCTGCGACTCTGCCTAACATAATTAGGTGACACAATACATATTGAGCTATGCAGAGTTTTAAGTGTAAAGTAAGTGTAAGCAAAAATACAGCAGATAGGGAAAGTGGGGACAGTGTGGGGGAAGTTTACTCAACTCCCCAGGTTGGTCTCTGCAACTCCCTTTGCTTGTGAGACACAATTCCCCCTGCCTCCTCCACAGCCCTCTCCCACCGTCCCCTTGCAGCCCCAGAGGAGCAGCTTCCTTACTCCCAATGTACTCCAGGTTTCCACAACCTTTTTCTCTGCAGGGACACCaatctctgtttctctccactgtAAGACATCGCCCCACCTTCTCATTCCCCTTCCCCCATGGCAgagtctctcccttccttcctacCCCCTGAGGCCACAGCCTTCTTAACTGTAAAAAGCTAAAGGTGACTCTGTGGTGAGGGCTGAAGTTTCGCTCTTGGGGATCTGACAGGAAGCTTACACACACTCTTACCCAATCCTGGCCTTCCTGCCAGATCGCCTCCAGCCAATCTGCCAACTCATTAACCGCCAgctgctgcaccccaaaaccagcccttTGCACGCTCCTTATTGGGACATTTTAAGCTGGTGCAAAACTCATCTGAAAAGCACCACCGGGCAAAGCCTGATGTGGGGTGGGTGGCGTGACTCATGAAGTGAACACCCACTCCCTGCTTCAGTGCCTAAGGTCCCCTGGGAAGGGAATCAGGCTCAAGACATACTTTCttggtggagggaaggaagagcaatTCAAAAGGAGCTCACTATCGATCTGGTCCATTTCATGAAAACCACATTCTATATGCTGCTGGGTTTGGGAGAtactgatttgggtttttttttaatgtaggaatTGGGTTCTTACTCCCTGCCCCTCAGACTGAGCTGTTACTCATTCTTAAATAAGAAGCTGCAATAATTGATGGCAACTGGTCATGATCCCTGACAAACCAGAATGCAACTGAGCATTTACAGAGCTGAGGTATATTCCATACTGCTCCTGACAAGACCTCTTTACAAGGGCAAGAGAATTTAGCACAAAAACTGGCTTGCTAGCTCTGCAGATGAGAAATCCCCATTAATGGGGAATTTTCAGATAGCCGCTTAGGAAAAGAGAATGTGAGCCAATATGATGTATCTTCTATCTTAGTGCTAAGGCTGTTCCCTTCCTCCCAGGGGAAATTCAGGACAGGAAGCTGACAGACCCTTGTAACTCCTTCTCCAAGAGTTGGATGCAGTCCTGTAGGGATTCAGTGCTGTCAGAAGGTACTATGCCTGAGAAAAGAGGAGGACAACAGAGCCAAAGACAGTCAAAGCAGCTGTGCTAGGGCAGAACCGTTCAtctctttcaaatttaaaaaagtaGCTCTGGAAGGTCTGTGTTCAAAAAACAGTTTTTCTCAAAAGCAGTTTTACACAGGGGACAGGCAACAGGGATCAGAAACTCATTAGGAAGAATGCTAGCTTTGGGGAGGTATGGGAGAAGAGGGGCAATATCACTTGCATAGGATGTATCATATGGGAAAGTTCTGCCTTTTACAACCttattcttccttcccttttgtgAAGATGCAGCTTTGTACACGTGTAAGTGCTGCCTGTTAGCTGGAAGCGTTTCTTAATTGCATAGTATTTATTATAAATGTCAACAACTAAGTCAGTCAGTATTACCCTAAACAAACTCACATACCTCTTactttctcccctcttttctttgtAACTCTCTCCGTGACGTTTCCTAACTTTATGCTCTATCACTACCTCCTCCCTCTACTACTCTCTTCTCCCAAAGGTGTCCTATTTGCCCCGGATGTGTCTACAGTACTCCTCCCCACCGCAGCCCAGTTCTGACGAGGAGGACATAGAGAGGCAGAGCCCCCCATTGGAGGTGTCAGATGGGGAGACTGATGGTGTGGACCCTGGGCCTGGAATTATGCATGGAGAAACAGGTCAGTGAAGACAAAGGGAATTAGTCAAGCTATGTGCTGAGCGGATGTTACGTTACCATGATGATAACAATAAAACTGTAGAAGTGCTGTGCTAGTATTTTATCCCACTGCCAAAGCTTCACTTTCCCTGAGTCCTTGCACTCTGCTGTTCCTCTGAATCTTTTATGACCATAGCTGTGTCTCTGTCTCAAATCTCATTTCTTCACATACTCTCACTTTGTCCTCCTGCCTTGCCTATTCAGGTTTCCTGAATGAAAACGGGTTTTGCCATTTCTATTCCAATTTCCATTGGAGTAGGCGGGAAAACCAAGGCAAGGTCAAGGAActgattattaaaaatatttagctcTGTTTGCTCAGTACCTGAAAGTCAGGTTCTGTATAACCTGTCCAAATTAGCTTCAGATTAACTTCAAATtagcaaattaatttcaaaacaagGGTTGGGCCTTTggaattctttcttcttcttgtttaTTCTTGGCACATCAGTGCACATTATGTCCTCAGAGTGTTAACACTGTCTGTTGTTATAAATGTTGCAAACTGAAGAAGTTATGTGACCGACAAGCTAGCCAAAACAGTTACAAGATTTATACATGTTCTGCTGTTTCACTAGGAACTACACGCTGATCCTAATGCTCAGCCTTTCTTCTCTGACTCTTACACAGGCAGCAAGAAAAAGATACGTCTGTATCAGTTCCTTCTGGATCTTCTTCGCAGTGGAGACATGAAGGACAGCATCTGGTGGGTGGACAAGGAAAAAGGTACTTTCCAGTTCTCCTCCAAACACAAAGAAGCACTGGCACATCGCTGGGGCATCCAGAAAGGCAATCGCAAGAAAATGACCTACCAGAAGATGGCGCGGGCTCTGAGAAACTACGGCAAGACAGGGGAGGTCAAGAAAGTCAAGAAGAAGCTGACCTACCAGTTTAGTGGAGAGGTGATGGGAAGGGGGGTCACTGATAGGAAGCATTATCCTCACTGAGGCCATGGGACCctaagcaagaaaaatattaagaccTCCTGGCTGGATACCAGCAGAGGAGATGGACGcatctttctctttgcttcctgtGCCCCCTTCTCTGCCTTTAAACGGCCTTTACCGTCAGATGTCTCTGGTACGAATTCCCTTCTTCAGCATCTGAGAATCCTAAACGTGACAGAATTCTTTGCTTCCATCCTACAAGTTGGACAGAGTTGGGAAATTTAAACAATGTACAAATATATTATtgtcaggaaagatttttttttttgattgtattGTAACTAAAGAGTACACCTGATGAAGTTTTGCCTTCAAAGGTGGTGCTGTGTCATTCCCAGTGACACTGCATTAGCTTACAGCTTTCAAACTAGCATTAATACAGGCTCTGCCGCAGCTCTCAAAGCTAGAGAGAAGTTTGCAGATCTTGGAATGATACTTGTTCTTTTAAATAGTAATAACATgtacatatttaataaaaatttgatATAATGAAGTTCTGGTGTTTGCATAATAAATGATTACTTCACAAACAAATCTCATGTGCATTCAGTTATGCAAAAACAGCTCATGTGTGGTACCTGAACAAAACGCACTCTGGGTTATAGGGCCTTATCCATATGTCACTCCTTTTTAATTTACTTAGAAACATAATCAATGCTGTCAAACTAAGTAACAAAGATAACAGGTGAGCTACATTACTGTAAAAGAGACTACAGTCCTGAAGTCAATTTTAAaatccatatatatgtatatctgtcATTACTTTTTCCTGTGCAATGAAGTTCTGCCAGTTGAGTAATTTCTATTCACTGATACGAAGAATGGCATTTATAGCTCTATCCGGTTTAGAACATAACAATCAACCATGTTCTTCTGTGGTTTCATTCATTTTCCTGCTCCAGTTCTTTCCTCTTGCTTGCTTACCTTCACAGTGATATCTTGATTTTAGCTTATGAACCTTTCTGAAATAAGTTGCATTTAATTATGTCTTTGCAGAATCCTAGTACAAAAAGTTTTCAAGCATTTAACTGTGGATTTCAGTCCCTACTGTAAAACAATTAATAGTAACTAATAACAACTGCATTGTATAGATCAcactcaaaatgcaaaataaaagataattcaaTATATGAGAAACAAC is a genomic window containing:
- the SPI1 gene encoding transcription factor PU.1 isoform X1, with the protein product MLQACKMEGFPLIPPQPSEDMVPYESDLYRQPHDYYQYLNSDGESHGDHYWEYHPHHMHSEFETFGDNHFTELQSVQPPQLQQLYRHMEIEQMHVLDSAIPTTHIGLNHQVSYLPRMCLQYSSPPQPSSDEEDIERQSPPLEVSDGETDGVDPGPGIMHGETGSKKKIRLYQFLLDLLRSGDMKDSIWWVDKEKGTFQFSSKHKEALAHRWGIQKGNRKKMTYQKMARALRNYGKTGEVKKVKKKLTYQFSGEVMGRGVTDRKHYPH
- the SPI1 gene encoding transcription factor PU.1 isoform X4, with product MLQACKMEGFPLIPPPSEDMVPYESDLYRQPHDYYQYLNSDGESHGDHYWEYHPHHMHSEFETFGDNHFTELQSVQPPQLQQLYRHMEIEQMHVLDSAIPTTHIGLNHQPSSDEEDIERQSPPLEVSDGETDGVDPGPGIMHGETGSKKKIRLYQFLLDLLRSGDMKDSIWWVDKEKGTFQFSSKHKEALAHRWGIQKGNRKKMTYQKMARALRNYGKTGEVKKVKKKLTYQFSGEVMGRGVTDRKHYPH
- the SPI1 gene encoding transcription factor PU.1 isoform X2; translated protein: MLQACKMEGFPLIPPPSEDMVPYESDLYRQPHDYYQYLNSDGESHGDHYWEYHPHHMHSEFETFGDNHFTELQSVQPPQLQQLYRHMEIEQMHVLDSAIPTTHIGLNHQVSYLPRMCLQYSSPPQPSSDEEDIERQSPPLEVSDGETDGVDPGPGIMHGETGSKKKIRLYQFLLDLLRSGDMKDSIWWVDKEKGTFQFSSKHKEALAHRWGIQKGNRKKMTYQKMARALRNYGKTGEVKKVKKKLTYQFSGEVMGRGVTDRKHYPH
- the SPI1 gene encoding transcription factor PU.1 isoform X3, producing the protein MLQACKMEGFPLIPPPSEDMVPYESDLYRQPHDYYQYLNSDGESHGDHYWEYHPHHMHSEFETFGDNHFTELQSVQPPQLQQLYRHMEIEQMHVLDSAIPTTHIGLNHQYSSPPQPSSDEEDIERQSPPLEVSDGETDGVDPGPGIMHGETGSKKKIRLYQFLLDLLRSGDMKDSIWWVDKEKGTFQFSSKHKEALAHRWGIQKGNRKKMTYQKMARALRNYGKTGEVKKVKKKLTYQFSGEVMGRGVTDRKHYPH